A portion of the Homalodisca vitripennis isolate AUS2020 chromosome 2, UT_GWSS_2.1, whole genome shotgun sequence genome contains these proteins:
- the LOC124355862 gene encoding uncharacterized protein LOC124355862: MVSAQQKAFCVLQFAKDESVVSVQRDFRRRFGIDPPSPKNIRRWYRQFEEKGCLCKGKISGRPRTSDEMVQTVRQTYERSPRTSTRRASRQLGMPHMTVWRVLRRRLLYKPYRLKLVHALRVGDKRKLVEFSNALLEDMEVDTFLSRLIFSDKATFHTSGKVN, translated from the coding sequence ATGGTGTCCGCTCAACAAAAGGCGTTTTGTGTGTTGCAGTTTGCCAAGGATGAGTCAGTTGTTTCGGTCCAGCGTGATTTTCGTCGTCGTTTCGGCATTGATCCGCCTTCACCTAAAAACATTCGTCGATGGTATCGCCAATTTGAAGAGAAAGGGTGCTTGTGCAAAGGTAAAATTTCAGGCCGACCTCGCACTTCTGACGAAATGGTACAAACAGTTCGGCAAACGTATGAGCGCAGTCCACGAACGTCTACTCGCCGTGCAAGCAGACAACTGGGTATGCCTCACATGACTGTCTGGCGAGTGTTAAGACGTCGTTTGCTGTACAAACCATACAGACTAAAATTAGTACACGCTCTCCGGGTTGGTGATAAAAGGAAACTTGTTGAATTTAGTAATGCTCTACTTGAGGACATGgaagtggatacatttttatcacgatTAATTTTCAGTGATAAAGCAACATTTCATACTAGTGGTAAAGTAAACTGA